From the genome of Anopheles moucheti chromosome 3, idAnoMoucSN_F20_07, whole genome shotgun sequence, one region includes:
- the LOC128303567 gene encoding potassium channel subfamily K member 18, translating to MERKRSIRRRQKPPFAERAKDHCRNFTAFMFSNVGIIFLVVLYMIAGAFMFIAIEGNEALERFAQIPFKRNETAMRLWQISCCEVNVFNKSVFEEKVGNEIRAYQEKIVLWARRGWQGSDITLESESPWSFSGAFLYSLTVITTIGYGNIVPRTEWGKIATIFYTIIGMPLFLLYLSNIGDILAKSFKWIYAKFCLCRVCPGVARRRAMRARRRARTEERDYSSEMGDNGFDTNTITTSNVDEEIEEEITAETNTVTVPITICIMIMIGYIFFGARLFADWENWDILDGSYFCFISLSSIGFGDIVPGASLQTKGDTKMEISFILCAVYLLLGMALIAMCFNLMQEQVIYKIRSLKKCVRGCFRCAKAVPVPVDEPES from the exons ATGGAACGAAAGCGTTCGATAAGACGTCGTCAAAAACCACCATTTGCAGAGCGAGCGAAGGATCATTGCCGAAATTTCACGGCTTTTATGTTCAGCAATGTCGGAATTATATTCCTCGTAGTGTTGTACATGATAGCAG GTGCGTTCATGTTCATCGCGATAGAGGGCAATGAAGCACTGGAAAGGTTTGCTCAAATACCGTTTAAGCGGAACGAAACTGCTATGAGACTGTGGCAAATATCTTGCTGTGAAGTGAATGTGTTCAACAAAAGTGTCTTCGAGGAGAA AGTAGGAAATGAAATACGTGCTTATCAAGAAAAAATAGTACTCTGGGCACGGCGGGGCTGGCAGGGTAGCGACATCACATTGGAGAGTGAAAGCCCCTGGAGTTTTTCTGGAGCATTTCTTTACTCGCTAACAGTAATTACTACGATAG GGTACGGTAATATCGTTCCTCGCACCGAGTGGGGGAAAATAGCAACGATATTTTATACAATAATCGGGATGCCGTTGTTTCTTCTCTACCTCTCTAACATTG GTGATATTCTGGCTAAATCATTTAAATGGATATATGCAAAGTTTTGTCTATGTCGTGTATGTCCTGGAGTCGCCAGAAGAAGAGCAATGCGAGCAAGACGAAGAGCGCGTACAGAAGAGAGAGACTACTCG TCGGAAATGGGTGATAATGGATTCGACACTAATACCATCACGACGTCCAATGTTGATGAAGAAATCGAGGAAGAAATCACTGCCGAGACGAACACCGTCACTGTTCCAATAACTATTTGTATTATGATAATGATAGG ATACATATTTTTTGGAGCTCGTCTTTTTGCCGATTGGGAAAACTGGGATATACTTGACGGCAGCTATTTCTGTTTCATCTCCCTAAGCAGCATAGGTTTTGGTGATATCGTTCCAGGCGCATCG CTACAAACGAAGGGAGATACTAAAATGGAAATCAGTTTCATCCTTTGTGCCGTCTATTTATTACTCGGTATGGCGTTAATTGCAATGTGCTTTAATTTAATGCAG GAACAAGTTATCTACAAAATTCGATCACTTAAAAAGTGTGTCAGAGGATGCTTCCGTTGTGCTAAAGCGGTGCCAGTACCAGTCGACGAACCTGAAAGCTAG
- the LOC128304526 gene encoding CLIP domain-containing serine protease C9-like, whose protein sequence is MVQVSVLVVMQILLICNTFGGSNCTETKFLEGRACHTHSLDNGKCMKKQLCDPAFIHSLPNEDHPPVCQQNAFYEVLCCKPFLDFCKHRIKTQIAHGTEAGPGMFPHLARLGEKNDVGEIEWRCSANIISVKFLLTAAHCKLWTAIAGVDCTGAVACEQQMTVENFISHPKYSTRTKHHDIAVVKLDKNIEFNRNVLPICPYVNKNDIPGTEDMTIAGWGRNEDYILTKRLMYATVRTVSINKCNDDFKELVNLGIVSATIIAEQYCAQGSLVKPANEYRDACEGDSGGPLQVKQSNAVYLVGVISAGIGCAGTRPGVYARVAAYFDWINSTITASP, encoded by the exons ATGGTTCAAGTGAGCGTGCTTGTGGTAATGCAAATTTTGTTGATTTGCAACACTTTTGGTGGATCAAACTGCACCGAAACTAAATTTCTGGAGGGAAGAGCTTGTCATACGCACTCCTTGGACAATGGAAAGTGCATGAAAAAACAACTATGTGATCCAGCTTTTATTCACTCGTTGCCCAATGAGGATCATCCTCCCGTGTGCCAACAGAATGCTTTCTACGAAGTGTTGTGCTGTAAACCTTTTCTGGATTTTTGTAAACATCGAATTAAAACTCAAATCGCACACGGCACTGAAGCGGGACCGGGAATGTTTCCTCACCTTGCCCGGttgggagaaaaaaatgatgTCGGTGAGATCGAATGGAGGTGCAGTGCAAATATAATATCGGTGAAATTTCTTCTAACAGCCGCTCATTGTAAATTATGGACGGCCATAGCGGGAGTTGATTGTACTGGGGCAGTGGCATGTGAACAACAAATGACTGTAGAG AACTTCATTTCACATCCAAAGTATtcaacaagaacaaaacatCACGACATTGCTGTAGTGAAGCTGGATAAAAATATAGAGTTTAACAGGAATGTTCTTCCAATCTGTCCATATGTCAATAAGAACGACATACCAGGCACGGAAGATATGACTATCGCTGGATGGGGTAGAAACGAAG ATTATATACTTACGAAACGTTTGATGTATGCGACTGTGCGGACAGTATCGATAAACAAATGCAACGACGACTTTAAAGAGTTAGTGAATTTAGGGATTGTTAGTGCTACAATAATCGCTGAACAGTACTGCGCACAGGGGTCTTTGGTAAAACCTGCTAATGAATATCGCGATGCGTGCGAAGGAGATTCTGGCGGACCATTACAAGTGAAGCAGAGTAATGCTGTATATTTGGTAGGAGTTATATCGGCTGGAATCGGGTGTGCTGGAACTAGGCCTGGAGTATACGCACGTGTTGCTGCTTATTTCGACTGGATTAATTCCACAATTACAGCATCTCCTTAG
- the LOC128302370 gene encoding potassium channel subfamily K member 10-like → MNTKPPLQVPNYIGSGTSSRPQSPSLCFSTTSSKTDKNEPVTLCGCQQAPKSQCASALGVLVLVLAYTALGSVLFVTLEGDGEDGDIIETSVAASKPYPRHDLVSAEMRLKTVDRLWSITEDLNILYKENWTRLAAQEILHFQDTIIRAVRASRTQQVTNVQQNTRPYKWTFASAFLYSLTLITTIGFSGISPRTQWGRVAALIYALFGIPIILLYLSAIGEGLSSGMRCLFRRIRPNRSPPGSTNNSNSSNSSIGSVSVPMSSKATVAEMHKRSQQPSYHQTWNHGGTTIHDPCAYALNAHGLRAGGMAANSKLHSQSVVPISVCIMILICYITLGAVLFHKLQPWGVLESLYFCFTSLGTIGFGDLMPKGTVAQYAASAYIIIGMAVVAMCFSLIQTELIIWLKKFTIPESLPTSTEDVALVSVAMTPIKS, encoded by the exons ATGAACACCAAACCACCACTTCAAGTTCCCAACTATATTGGTAGTGGTACATCATCTCGTCCACAAAGTCCTTCgctgtgtttttccactactTCCTCGAAGACAGATAAAAATGAACCTGTTACCCTGTGCGGCTGCCAGCAAGCACCAAAATCTCAATGCGCCTCGGCTCTGG GAGTTCTCGTACTGGTTCTAGCCTACACTGCGCTTGGATCAGTACTTTTCGTCACGCTGGAAGGAGATGGTGAAGATGGCGATATCATTGAAACTTCTGTAGCGGCATCCAAACCATATCCTAGGCATGATTTAGTTAGTGCAGAAATGCGCCTTAA GACTGTCGATCGATTGTGGTCCATCACTGAGGATTTAAACATACTCTATAAAGAAAATTGGACTCGTTTGGCTGCCCaagaaatattacattttcaG GACACGATAATACGAGCAGTTCGAGCTTCTCGTACACAACAGGTGACCAATGTACAGCAAAACACACGGCCCTACAAATGGACATTTGCTTCCGCTTTCCTGTACTCGTTAACATTGATAACAACAATAG GTTTTAGCGGCATTTCCCCACGGACCCAGTGGGGACGCGTGGCAGCACTGATTTATGCGCTTTTTGGAATACCCATCATCCTGCTGTACCTCTCGGCCATCGGCGAAGGCTTATCGAGTGGTATGCGTTGTCTTTTTCGTCGTATACGACCGAACCGTTCCCCTCCTGGgagcaccaacaacagcaacagcagcaattcAAGTATTGGCAGTGTCAGCGTTCCCATGAGCAGCAAGGCAACGGTGGCCGAAATGCATAAACGGTCGCAGCAACCGAGCTACCATCAAACCTGGAACCACGGTGGCACTACCATTCACGATCCCTGCGCATACGCCCTCAATGCGCACGGGTTGCGTGCCGGCGGAAtggcagcaaacagcaaacttcACTCTCAATCCGTGGTACCAATATCGGTGTGCATTATGATACTGATCTGCTATATTACACTAGGGGCGGTACTGTTTCATAAGCTGCAGCCTTGGGGAGTACTGGAAAGCCTATACTTTTGTTTCACTTCGCTCGGTACCATCGGGTTTGGCGATCTGATGCCGAAGGGCACCGTTGCACAATACGCCGCATCAGCATACATCATCATCGGGATGGCCGTCGTAGCAATGTGCTTCAGTCTCATCCAAACAGAACTTATCATCTGGTTGAAGAAGTTTACCATCCCCGAATCGCTACCCACATCCACCGAGGATGTGGCGCTCGTTTCGGTCGCCATGACACCGATAAAATCCTGA
- the LOC128302613 gene encoding N-acetylglucosamine-6-sulfatase-like, with protein MMAYPRLVSILLIVGCGCSLVKADATKGGYNFVVILTDDQDIVLHGMTPMVKTLGHIANEGITFTNAFTTSPICCPSRSSILTGKYAHNHKAINNSLSGGCYGPHWQKNIEPDALPALLSNAGYDTFFAGKYLNEYFSETIPPGWSQWFGLHGNSRYYNFTVTENGKKTTYANEYFTDYLNSKAIDFLRKANEERPFFAMIAPPAPHAPFTPANRHAHLFPNAKAVRTPNFNISSSPLQKHWLLTMQPSTLPLEFLDEIDSIYRKRWQTLMAVDDMVDNIVTTLQEKKLLENTFIFYTSDNGFHLGQFSQAYDKRQPYETDIRVPLLVRGPLIDPKTLQESAVALIDIAPTILRLANVQLPFAIDGRPLPLNGERKDVDERQILIEYWGEGNLETYNPLCPWNAHDRLQLCTVDAACHCQDAWNNTFNCVRHLAEDLNFIYCEFKDDEHFVEAYDITKDMYQMNNIGYEILPSVRAKYSLALQNLSACVGPTCNRIY; from the exons ATGATGGCGTATCCCAGACTTGTAAGCATTTTGTTGATTGTGGGTTGTGGTTGTTCTTTGGTTAAAGCAGATGCAACAAAGGGCGGATATAACTTTGTGGTTATACTTACCGATGATCAAGACATCGTACTGCATGGTATG ACACCGATGGTAAAGACCCTTGGCCACATCGCTAACGAAGGAATAACCTTCACCAACGCC TTTACAACATCCCCAATTTGTTGTCCATCACGAAGTTCAATTCTGACGGGAAAATATGCTCACAATCATAAAGCAATCAATAATTCCCTGTCCGGTGGATGCTATGGACCGCACTGGCAGAAAAACATTGAACCGGATGCACTGCCTGCGTTGTTGTCTAATGCTGGGTATGATACATTTTTTGCTGGGAAGTATctaaatgaatatttttccGAGACTATTCCGCCGGGATGGTCTCAGTGGTTTGGCTTACATGGCAATTCGCGCTACTATAACTTTACGGTCacggaaaatggcaaaaagaCTACTTATGCTAATGAATATTTTACTGATTACTTG aATTCTAAGGCAATAGATTTTCTACGGAAAGCGAACGAAGAACGACCATTTTTTGCAATGATTGCGCCTCCAGCTCCGCATGCACCATTTACACCGGCGAACAGACATGCACATCTTTTCCCAAACGCAAAGGCAGTTCGAACACCAAATTTTAACATATCATCCAGTCCATTGC AAAAACATTGGCTTTTGACTATGCAGCCGTCTACATTGCCTTTGGAGTTTTTGGATGAAATCGACTCTATTTACCGCAAAAGATGGCAAACATTGATGGCCGTTGATGATATGGTAGATAACATTGTTACAACgttgcaggaaaaaaaattgcttgaaaacacatttattttCTACACTTCCGACAATGGATTTCATTTAG GACAATTTTCTCAGGCGTATGATAAACGGCAACCGTATGAAACAGATATTCGAGTTCCCTTACTTGTGCGAGGCCCTTTAATCGATCCCAAAACTCTGCAAGAATCAGCGGTCGCATTAATTGACATCGCGCCAACCATACTTCGATTAGCCAATGTGCAGCTTCCGTTCGCTATAGATGGTCGACCACTGCCACTGAACGGTGAACGGAAGGATGTAGATGAGAgacaaattttaattgaatactGGGGTGAAGGAAACTTGGAAACGTATAATCCACTGTGTCCTTGGAACGCACATGATAGGCTTCAGTTATGCACTGTAGATGCAGCCTGCCACTGCCAAGATGCCTGGAACAATACTTTCAATTGCGTTCGTCACCTAGCAGAAGATTTGAACTTTATTTACTGCGAGTTCAAAGATGACGAG CATTTCGTTGAAGCGTACGACATTACCAAAGATATGTACCAAATGAATAACATCGGATATGAAATTCTTCCCTCTGTTAGAGCAAAGTACAGCTTAGCACTGCAGAATCTTTCAGCTTGTGTTGGACCTACATGTAATAGAATCTATTGA
- the LOC128302614 gene encoding uncharacterized protein LOC128302614: protein MVQKSSGFVGFFKNIYYDEYKWALVKSASLFVVGVRFAQECVGLELMPSVAH from the exons ATGGTTCAGAAATCGTCGGGATTCGTCGGCTTCTTCAAAAACATATACTACGATGAGTATAAATG GGCTCTAGTGAAGAGTGCATCACTGTTCGTCGTCGGCGTGCGATTTGCTCAGGAATGTGTCGGTCTGGAACTAATGCCATCCGTAGCCCATTGA
- the LOC128304358 gene encoding iron-sulfur cluster co-chaperone protein HscB produces MLFGNPAHRIEAMLVFSHFRRGLERWLQMSTMQCRAVATAANRCWKCGNFEVTNMFFCASCGTIRETAKEQDFFELLKINKEFKIDTSTLVQNYRHIQSMIHPDKFAQKSEQEKEIALEWSSLINKAYRTLSKSIERGKYLLVLSGVTISEENTSVDKEFLFTMMDLNESVEDAQTAEELQKVASQLSVDIEDLNSKLVQLFESNDMDGAKETIIRLKYLLNVESTIKEKLLQLNLKS; encoded by the exons ATGCTTTTTGGAAACCCGGCACATCGAATC GAAGCAATGTTGGTATTCTCGCACTTTAGAAGAGGATTGGAAAGATGGCTCCAGATGTCAACAATGCAGTGCAGAGCTGTTGCCACTGCAGCTAACCGGTGCTGGAAGTGTGGTAATTTCGAAGTTACTAACATGTTTTTCTGTGCATCCTGTGGCACAATACGTGAAACAGCGAAGGAACAA GACTTTTTCGAATTGTTAAAAATCAACAAGGAATTCAAGATCGATACCTCGACACTTGTGCAGAATTATCGACATATTCAAAGTATGATACATCCGGACAAATTTGCTCAGAAATCTGAGCAAGAAAAAGAGATCGCGTTAGAATGGAGCTCCTTGATTAACAAAGCTTATAGGACTCTATCGAAATCGATTGAAAGAGGCAAGTATTTACTTGTGTTGAGCGGTGTTACCATTTCGGAGGAAAATACTTCCGTTGATAAGGAATTTCTCTTTACCATGATGGATCTTAATGAATCCGTGGAAGATGCACAAACTGCGGAAGAGCTACAAAAGGTAGCATCACAGTTATCAGTAGACATCGAAGATCTTAATTCCAAGCTAGTTCAACTATTCGAGTCGAATGATATGGATGGAGCCAAAGAAACAATAATTCGTCTAAAATATTTGCTGAATGTTGAGAGCACGATTAAAGAAAAGCTATTACAGTTGAATTTGAAATCGTAA